Proteins encoded within one genomic window of Microcebus murinus isolate Inina chromosome 8, M.murinus_Inina_mat1.0, whole genome shotgun sequence:
- the RUFY4 gene encoding RUN and FYVE domain-containing protein 4 encodes MSEDRATLKVTSDLKAAVSAILQGYGDRQGPVTDASAELHRLCGCLELLLQFDQKEQKSFLGPRKDYWDFLCTALRRQRGDTEAARFVRSQDKLKTPLGKGRAFIRFCLVHGQLAEALQLCLLNPELTREWYGPRSPLLCPELWEDILDSLYALSGVAFDLDLQRPDLDGAWPMFSESRCSNSSQTQGRRPRKTKDAPKEIPAAYEGPTGVQLDEPHASQVGCLQDAPGGHQLVRLPGSQQQRHVPHVLEKKREDSRSLGPSQSMWEPEGEELQLDQEEGAPWIEIFLESSTPSTQGQAQGAKGAQSEVRGMEAERRGLLPGAEGQGTTEGTPEGEAEWGHAQRLLGPSPRGVTEETTPGSKQEQEEPSTLGESWVLQALGTKEGCTTEKLQEHTGVSGVARREEQAEVALQDVVKSLKHELQKAKELAQRQEQLLRGQEGELQALQEQLRRCQGERAQLQAQLEQKQQEAKRRDAMYQEELGGQRDLVQAMKRRVLELIEEKDRQWQRLQHLSSVAAGCCVGCGKIFGRLSRRYPCRLCGDLLCHACSAGSKKRECCCPPCAQGVAARVT; translated from the exons ATGTCAGAAGACAGGGCCACCCTCAAGGTCACCAGCGACCTGAAAG ctgcTGTCTCTGCCATCCTCCAGGGCTACGGGGACAGGCAGGGGCCAGTGACGGACGCCAGTGCTGAGCTGCACAGACTCTGCGGCTGTCTGGAGCTGCTGCTGCAG TTTGACCAGAAAGAGCAGAAGAGTTTCCTGGGGCCTCGGAAGGATTACTGGGACTTCCTCTGCACTGCCTTGAGGCGGCAGCGAGGGGACACAGAGGCAGCCCGCTTCGTCCGCTCACAGGACAAG TTGAAGACCCCTCTGGGAAAAGGCCGTGCCTTCATCCGCTTCTGCCTGGTCCACGGACAGCTGGCCGAGGCTCTGCAGCTCTGTCTCCTGAACCCAGAGCTCACCAG GGAATGGTATGGCCCCCGGAGCCCTCTGCTGTGCCCAGAACTCTGGGAAGATATCCTGGACTCTCTCTACGCTCTCAGTGGTGTGGCCTTCGACTTGGACCTGCAGCGCCCAGATCTGGATGGGGCCTGGCCCATGTTCTCAGA ATCACGCTGTTCCAATTCCAGCCAGACCCAGGGAAGAAGACCCAGGAAAACCAAAGATGCCCCAAAGGAG ATCCCAGCTGCATATGAAGGTCCCACAGGAGTCCAGCTGGACGAGCCACACGCCAGTCAAGTCGGCTGTCTGCAAGATGCACCTGGGGGACACCAGTTGGTGAGACTCCCTGGGTCCCAGCAACAAAGGCATGTTCCCCACGttttggaaaagaagagagaagattccAGGAGCCTTGGACCCTCCCAGAGCATGTGGGAACCAGAGGGGGAGGAACTTCAGCTGGACCAGGAGGAGGGAGCCCCGTGGATTGAAATCTTCCTGGAGAGCTCTACACCCAGCACCCAGGGACAGGCGCAGGGAGCCAAGGGGGCTCAGAGCGAGGTGAGAGGGATGGAGGCTGAGCGCAGAGGGCTTCTGCCAGGTGCAGAGGGTCAGGGAACCACAGAGGGGACTCCTGAAGGGGAAGCAGAGTGGGGTCATGCCCAGAGgctgctgggccccagccccagaggaGTGACAGAAGAAACAACGCCAGGGAGcaagcaggagcaggaggagccGAGCACTCTGGGGGAGTCCTGGGTCCTCCAGGCCCTGGGAACAAAGGAAGGCTGTACCACAGAGAAGCTACAGGAGCACACAGGAGTGTCCGGTGTGGCCAGGAGGGAGGAGCAAGCTGAGGTGGCCCTGCAGGACGTGGTCAAG agcctcaagcatgaacTGCAGAAGGCCAAGGAGCTGGCCCAGCGCCAGGAGCAGCTGCTgaggggacaggaaggggagCTGCAGGCACTTCAGGAGCAGCTCCGCAG GTGTCAGGGGGAGAGAGCCCAGCTGCAGGCACAGCTGGAGCAGAAGCAGCAGGAGGCTAAGAGGAGGGACGCCATGTaccaggaggagctgggaggccAGCGGGACCTGGTCCAGGCCATGAAGAGGCGGGTCTTGGAACTGATTGA GGAGAAGGACCGCCAGTGGCAGAGGCTCCAGCATCTCTCCTCCGTGGCCGCTGGGTGCTGCGTGGGCTGCGGCAAGATCTTCGGCCGGCTGTCTCGGCGGTATCCATGCAG GCTCTGCGGAGACCTGCTCTGCCACGCCTGCTCTGCGGGTTCCAAGAAGAGAGAGTGCTGCTGCCCACCCTGCGCCCAGGGAGTGGCTGCCCGGGTCACCTGA